A genome region from Eurosta solidaginis isolate ZX-2024a chromosome 2, ASM4086904v1, whole genome shotgun sequence includes the following:
- the pan gene encoding protein pangolin, isoforms A/H/I/S — translation MPHNSHSSQSRHGAGGSSSDDLGSTDEVKVFKDEGDREEEKISSENLLEEKSSLIDLTESEEKGSKLPARPELDPVFSKIEPHAPGFNMGYLVSHYSYANGAAAGLPVTMASKMGLPPFFCHSGDHLTTPPPAHCGIPPYQLDPKTMALTRPTLYTFPSTQYAYPMLGPDMAPSWHTPSVYSAASSFRNPYTSSLPISTTLSSDFPFRFSPNLLPTVHTSPHHVLNPHATMVTSAGPSKQDCHQEPSTSHARFARNMDSKMGGANSKGNECKDIVNDKKKPHIKKPLNAFMLYMREMRAKVVAECTLKESAAINQILGRRWHELSREEQSKYYEKARQERQLHMELYPGWSARDNYGYVSKKKKRKKDRSPADSGGNNLKKCRARFGLDQQNQWCKPCRRKKKCIRYMEAMSGGGSASSSGTKEDLYQESDDLDDHGSEDDNIGSPGSFDDNNKTADDDTESLNRSLSSPGGLSALSSLRSPSTSLASPLNLLTSPALPATVGLPSFGLNELQHHQEALSQQQQQWAHQQQSSHKSQHLSRPSNAVETSTQLIGMQQQHQTHQQQHLNQHTQHFNPHMHPAVTLANSNIFQHGKASNPFPYNNDGGRCIDPTNTSSSEAAVVSAAAAAFTESTMLSLLNPSPSIPSNLAPPSSSGSIATTTQMLTNSSSIATTCNSNASTISTDIITSTSNITTPNSTPNGCDSYGNNTHATVSNIKTLSSGNTEINTASTKYALSASGAKTPVENFEKSLTTPTHRNPIGANPHDINNPLSINQLTKCGENTNSSSSSNINRHNQTQNIMDTNSLNALAQQYKNINQQQKHHHQLTAPILLPQAGIQQYQQQQQHQNALTRHHHHPHAHSPLFHQHFQQFSHHLASVAAAAGVHLPNILNAAAVVGTNNPLRTSESNDTKEEKLSKAACSEALLATTTITTTSTTTTTAITTTSSTEAAGGSGGTTTTGSGNNLVMATVAMAAAAETIPTSKSESSSNIRNNKSGTTNGESDASSVTVTR, via the coding sequence aTGCCACACAACAGTCATAGTTCACAATCTCGTCATGGTGCTGGTGGCTCATCTAGTGACGATTTGGGTAGCACCGATGAAGTGAAAGTTTTCAAAGATGAAGGCGATCGTGAGGAGGAGAAAATATCATCCGAAAACTTGCTTGAAGAAAAATCAAGCTTGATTGATTTAACCGAGAGTGAGGAAAAAGGCTCAAAATTACCAGCAAGACCTGAATTGGACCCAGTTTTCAGCAAAATTGAACCACATGCGCCTGGCTTCAACATGGGCTACTTGGTATCGCATTATTCATACGCCAATGGCGCTGCCGCTGGTTTACCGGTTACAATGGCAAGCAAAATGGGTTTACCACCATTTTTCTGTCATAGCGGTGATCACCTTACAACACCACCCCCTGCACATTGCGGTATACCACCATATCAACTGGATCCCAAAACGATGGCTCTGACACGCCCAACTTTATATACGTTTCCCTCAACTCAGTATGCCTATCCAATGCTTGGGCCGGATATGGCACCATCATGGCATACGCCAAGTGTATACTCAGCTGCATCTAGTTTTAGAAATCCCTATACCTCCTCATTACCCATTAGCACCACATTATCAAGTGACTTCCCATTTCGCTTCTCACCAAATCTGCTACCTACAGTACATACATCACCGCATCATGTGCTCAATCCTCATGCAACGATGGTAACATCCGCTGGTCCCTCTAAACAGGATTGTCATCAAGAACCCTCAACAAGTCATGCCAGATTTGCACGAAACATGGATAGCAAAATGGGCGGGGCCAATTCAAAGGGAAACGAATGCAAAGATATTGTAAATGATAAAAAGAAGCCACATATCAAAAAACCATTGAATGCCTTTATGCTCTATATGAGGGAGATGCGTGCCAAAGTAGTTGCCGAGTGTACACTTAAGGAGTCGGCAGCCATAAATCAAATACTGGGGCGTAGGTGGCATGAACTTAGTCGGGAAGAGCAGAGCAAATATTACGAGAAGGCACGTCAAGAGCGTCAACTACACATGGAACTATATCCAGGATGGAGTGCACGCGACAATTATGGCTAtgtctctaaaaaaaaaaaacgcaaaaaagatCGGTCTCCCGCGGACTCAGGCGGGAATAATCTCAAAAAGTGCCGCGCCCGATTCGGTTTAGACCAACAAAACCAATGGTGCAAACCCTGCCGacgtaaaaaaaaatgcatacgtTATATGGAAGCGATGAGCGGCGGCGGTAGCGCTAGCAGCAGTGGCACCAAGGAGGATTTGTACCAAGAATCGGACGATTTAGATGATCATGGCAGCGAAGACGATAATATCGGTAGCCCAGGTAGCTTTGATGATAATAATAAAACGGCAGACGATGACACAGAATCCCTAAATCGGTCATTATCTAGTCCAGGGGGTCTGAGTGCGTTGTCTAGCCTTCGAAGTCCTTCCACTAGTTTGGCCAGCCCATTAAATCTGCTAACTAGTCCTGCATTACCAGCAACAGTGGGTTTACCATCCTTTGGTCTAAACGAACTGCAACATCACCAGGAAGCATTaagtcaacaacaacagcaatgggCACATCAGCAACAATCGTCACATAAAAGTCAGCATTTATCCCGACCGAGTAATGCTGTCGAAACGTCTACACAGCTCATAGGAATGCAGCAACAGCATCAAACACATCAGCAACAACACTTAAATCAGCATACACAGCACTTCAATCCGCATATGCATCCAGCAGTTACACTCGCAAATAGTAATATCTTCCAACATGGTAAAGCGTCCAATCCTTTTCCTTACAATAATGATGGCGGTAGATGCATTGATCCAACGAATACCTCATCTTCAGAAGCTGCAGTAGTATCTGCGGCAGCGGCAGCATTTACAGAAAGCACAATGCTCTCACTATTAAATCCTAGTCCATCCATACCGAGTAACCTAGCACCTCCGTCAAGTAGTGGTTCTATTGCGACAACAACTCAAATGTTAACCAATTCCAGTAGTATTGCGACGACGTGCAATTCGAATGCGAGTACGATTAGTACTGATATCATCACAAGTACATCAAACATCACAACCCCCAATAGCACGCCAAATGGGTGCGACTCATACGGCAATAACACCCACGCTACTGTTAGCAATATAAAGACGCTTAGTAGTGGCAATACTGAAATCAATACTGCGTCTACGAAGTACGCACTGTCGGCGTCGGGCGCGAAAACGCCTGTTGAAAACTTCGAAAAGTCATTAACAACCCCAACGCATCGCAATCCAATTGGCGCAAATCCACATGACATTAACAACCCCCTCAGCATCAACCAACTTACAAAATGTGGCGAAAATACAAACAGCAGCAGTAGTAGTAACATCAATAGACATAATCAAACACAAAATATTATGGATACGAATAGTCTTAATGCGTTAGCACAGCAATATAAGAATAtaaaccaacaacaaaagcatCATCACCAGTTGACAGCGCCCATTTTGTTGCCGCAAGCAGGTATACAACaatatcaacagcaacaacaacatcaaaatgCCCTCACACGCCACCATCATCACCCGCATGCGCATTCACCACTCTTTCACCAACATTTTCAACAATTTAGCCATCACTTGGCATCCGTGGCGGCGGCAGCAGGCGTACACTTGCCAAATATATTGAATGCGGCAGCAGTTGTAGGTACCAACAATCCGTTACGAACAAGTGAGAGTAATGACACCaaggaagaaaaattatcaaaaGCCGCCTGCAGTGAGGCACTTCTTGCAACTACAACCATCACAACAACGTCGACGACGACAACAACTGCGATAACGACAACATCTTCAACAGAAGCTGCGGGCGGCAGTGGGGGTACTACTACTACGGGCAGTGGCAACAATTTGGTGATGGCAACGGTGGCAATGGCCGCTGCAGCAGAAACAATACCAACGTCCAAAAGCGAAAGTTCTagcaacattcgtaacaataagAGCGGTACAACTAACGGTGAAAGTGATGCGAGCAGCGTTACGGTAACGAGATAG